A single region of the Manihot esculenta cultivar AM560-2 chromosome 12, M.esculenta_v8, whole genome shotgun sequence genome encodes:
- the LOC110628794 gene encoding transcription factor MYB41, whose translation MGRAPCCDKNGLKKGPWTPEEDNKLISYIQLHGPGNWRALPKNAGLQRCGKSCRLRWTNYLRPDIKRGRFSFEEEETIIQLHSIMGNKWSSIAARLPGRTDNEIKNYWNTHIRKRLLRNGIDPVTHSPRLDLLDLSSILGSALCNPSLLNLSSLLGNHAILNPELLRLATILSSLKQENTEMFLQNLQDNQLLSSLVQNQFPLSQVSQFQNPVEEATSAPFLSPTQLMQTDLGGLSCLNSLENSVPSSLSDCLVSQPNSVSCNTNPPIPDKLVENSGLQPITNGCQNYSIESVLSTPLSSPAPLNSSSTFVNSSSPEDERESYCSSLFKFEIPESLNMDDFL comes from the exons ATGGGAAGAGCACCTTGCTGTGACAAAAATGGACTCAAGAAGGGTCCATGGACACCTGAGGAAGATAATAAGCTCATAAGTTATATTCAACTTCATGGACCTGGCAACTGGCGTGCCCTCCCCAAGAATGCTG GGCTCCAAAGATGTGGAAAGAGCTGTCGTCTTCGATGGACAAACTATTTGAGACCTGATATCAAGAGAGGAAGGTTCTCGTTCGAAGAAGAAGAGACCATTATCCAACTCCATAGTATTATGGGAAacaa GTGGTCCTCTATAGCTGCTCGCTTGCCAGGAAGAACTGATAATGAAATCAAGAATTACTGGAACACCCACATAAGAAAAAGGCTGCTCAGAAATGGAATTGATCCAGTTACTCATTCCCCACGTCTCGatcttcttgatctatcctccATTCTAGGTTCAGCTTTGTGCAACCCATCACTTTTAAATCTGTCAAGCCTTTTGGGTAACCACGCAATTCTAAATCCTGAGTTATTAAGGCTGGCCACAATCCTGTCTTCGTTAAAACAAGAAAACACCGAAATGTTTCTGCAAAATCTACAGGATAACCAGCTGCTAAGCTCGCTAGTGCAAAACCAATTCCCACTATCACAAGTGAGTCAGTTTCAGAATCCAGTTGAAGAAGCAACTAGCGCTCCATTTTTAAGCCCTACCCAACTCATGCAGACGGATTTAGGAGGGTTATCTTGCCTAAACTCGCTAGAAAACTCGGTGCCTTCCAGTTTGAGTGATTGTTTGGTTTCACAGCCAAACTCTGTATCCTGCAATACAAATCCTCCTATTCCAGATAAACTTGTAGAGAACTCAGGATTACAACCAATAACCAACGGATGCCAAAACTACAGCATTGAATCAGTTCTGTCAACGCCATTATCAAGTCCAGCTCCCTTGAATTCTTCATCTACATTCGTCAATAGCAGCAGCCCAGAGGACGAGAGAGAAAGCTACTGCAGCAGCTTGTTTAAGTTTGAAATTCCAGAGAGTTTAAATATGGACGACTTCTTGTAA